In the Callospermophilus lateralis isolate mCalLat2 chromosome 7, mCalLat2.hap1, whole genome shotgun sequence genome, AAGTACCTGTCCCTTAGTCAGTGCTCCACGATTAGCAGTTGGTATTATGATAATAGTTTATTCTGTTCCTGTCTTCTCACCTGGAGCATGGGACAGTGATCCCTGTCATCCTGGCATGAAGGGCATGGTGTCATTTTTGTGAGCTGTGGGGTCAGTGCAAATGGTACTTCTGCTTCTCAAAGGTGAGCCCAGCCCTGCAGAGATAGGGAGATTTACCCAGTTCCCAGGACTAGGGGAAGCTAGATGACAGCTTCAATCCATCAATGATAGCCTCAGTGCAGCCTAACTTTACGGACCTAGCAGGTACTTAAGTTTGGGCAGAGTGAAAGCTGGCCATTCTTCCTCAACATAGGCTGCTGCTCAGAGCAGGTAGGCAGGTATGTGTTGGGGTGAAGTGCCCTGGGCCTTGGGAGACCAGATAATGAGAATTCATAGCAAAAGTGGTGGTTCTGGGTTGGAGTTGGAGATTTTGTCTTCAGAAGCCCAAAATCCGGTTACCAAGCTTTGCAGGTAAAAGAAGAGTttggaaaagggctggggatgtaactcagaggtagagcacttgcccagcacattccaagccctgggttcaatttccagaacCTAAAAAAAGGAGCTTAGGAAAGCCTCATGCACAAGGGGCACAGAGATCAGCCCTGCTTTGCTCTATCCCATTCTGGCTTCCCCTATATACTACAGGTTCTGTAGAGCATGGGTTGGTTGTGCTTTGTGCTTTGTCTGCTCTGTGGCTTTCTGGCTAGAGGCCTAGGTGTTCTACTGACAGGCTGAAGGCCTAGGTGTGTATGACCAGAGATGAGGGGAGTTTTCTCCAGTACTAAGCTTATTGATGGAAATGCAAGTTAAGGAGAGGGACAGCTctgtgatctcctgcctcaggcccCCAGCACCATGACGGTTTCATACACCCTCAAAGTGGCAGAGGCGCGCTTTGGTGGCTTCTCCAGCCTGCTCCTTCGCTGGAGGGGAAGCATCTACAAGCTCCTCTACAAGGAGTTCCTACTCTTCATCGCTCTCTATGCTATGCTCAGCATGGCCTACAGGTGAGGATGGGTCTCAGGGCTGGCCTATGGGGGTGGAGGCTGTCTGTCCACCTCCCTCCATCCCAGGCCTACACTTGACCATCCCAGGTTGCTGCTGACCCAGGAGCAGAGGCATGTATATGCACAGGTGGCCAGATACTGCAACCGCTCTGCAGATCTCATCCCTTTGTCCTTTGTACTGGGTGAGGCCCCATTAGTTTTCCCTGGTTGTGTTCCCTAACCTTTGGGTTGAGCTGACAGCTCTGAGTAGCACAGCTTAGAGTCAGCCTGAGCAGGTACAAGCTAGGTGCTGAGGGCTGGGTCCAGGGTTTCTCCAGAGCAAGGCCCTGCCTATCACCTGCTGCACCCTCACTCCACACAGGCACAAGACACCTGTGGCCTCACAACTCCCCTCTTGGTACCGGAAGGGAGCTGGAGAGAGGTGACAGCCCTTTCCCCACCCTCATGGGAAGCAGGTCTTGGAGTCTGGTCTTAAACTCCCACTTCCCCAATTCCTTGGaagtttgcatttcttctttctccgggcctggcctggcctggcctggcccaGCCTGGTGGTGGGACCAGAGGAAGAGGCAGGGCTCACTGTCCTAGCCTGCCTGCCCCAGCCAGGCTGTGGTTCAGAGCCTGCTGGGAGCCCTCTGGCTTGGGAGGGAGGGCTCTGTGACTCCCAGCCCCTCCATGTTCCCTCTTTTCCCCACTACTCATGGTGGCCCACCAGGTTTCTACGTGACTCTGGTGGTGAACCGCTGGTGGTCCCAGTACACAAGCATTCCTCTGCCGGACCAGCTGATGTGCGTCATTTCAGCCAGTGTGCATGGCGTGGACCAGCGCGGCCGGCTGCTCCGCCGCACTCTCATCCGTTATGCCAACCTGGCATCGGTTCTGGTGCTGCGCTCAGTGAGCACGCGCGTGCTCAAGCGCTTCCCCACTATGGAGCATGTGGTGGACGCAGGTGCGTGGTCTGTGGACCTCTGTGTGGGCCTGGCGCACGGGCTGGTTGCAGGTGTCAGGCTCGGGGATTCTCAGGTCAGGGCTTTCCCAAGAAGGCGAGATCTGATCTTCAGAATGTGCTTCAGGATCCTGGTTTGGCCGAGTTGAAATCGCTGGGTACACAAAGGAGGCCAGCCACATAGTGGAACAGTAGCCTCCCCTGGCGGTCGAGAATATGTCTTGCACCCACCCACTTCATCTCCACAGGTTTCATGTCCCAGGAAGAGAGGAAAAAGTTTGAGAGTCTGAAATCCGACTTCAACAAGTATTGGATCCCTTGTGTCTGGTTCACCAACCTGGCAGCCCAGGCCCGCAGGGATGGGCGAATCCATGATGACATTGCTTTCTGTCTCCTTCTGGAAGTGAGTTAGCCTAGGTCCAGGTCCCTTGGCCCTCCTCTAATTTTGGTACTTAACACTTAAATGTCTCCAACTAAGTACCACATGCTTTTGGAAGCACATACCTATAGCTCATTTAGCCTCATTCACAAATCAGGGAACAGTACTAAGTGGAAAAGCTCAAATCTCGCAGCTAGTTAGCATAGGTGGAATTCATTCTAAGACCTTTTAGCTTCAGGGCCTGTGGTTTCCAGGACTTTGAAAGATTGCTTTCCATCTTAGGCACCCCAGCCTAATAACACTGGAGAGTAGGTCCAGCCTCAGGCCTATTCAGGCCTGCTTTGTTCTGGGTTCCCCTATTCTCTTCCtagtcttcctccttctcctctgctGACCTCCTCTTCCTGCTTTTCCACCAGGAGCTGAACAAATACCGTGCCAAGTGCAGCATGCTGTTTCACTATGACTGGATCAGCATCCCCCTCGTCTACACCCAAGTAACTGCCTTTCACCTCCCCAGTCCCAGTGCCTATTGCATGTTCTGTGCTGGGTGTGAGATACTGAAGAAAATTAAGAGATGGATCTTGCCTAGGCCAATTCTGTTCAGTGAAGCTCTGAATAGCCAAGAGCTCATCTTCAAAGCCTCCTTCCAACCTACCAAGATGACCTTATCCTGCTGGTGCTGCTACCCCATTGCATGTTTATTTACTTATCAGACTCCTCCCAGATTCTCAGGGGCAGGGATGGcagttcttttcttcttctttttttttttttttatatttttttagttgtagatggacacaatatctttatttatttttatgtggtgctgaggatcgaaccaagcACCTTTTGCGAGGCAggggctctactactgagccacagccacagcccaggGATGGCATTTctctgtgtgccactgcaccataCTTGGCCTggctttcctttctccaggtggTGACCATAGCTGTATACTCCTTCTTTGCCCTCTCCCTGGTTGGTCGCCAGTTTGTGGAGCCAGAGGCAGGGGCTGCCAAAGAGCCTCTGGAGCCAGGCCAGAAGCCAGCACCAGCACTGGGAGACCTGGACATGTATGTGCCTCTCACCACACTGCTGCAGTTCTTCTTCTATGCTGGTTGGCTCAAGGTGGGCACTATAGATGGTCATACCAGTCTGTCATACCAGACCAGGGCCCTGGGTCTACTCCAATGTTGGGGGTAGAGTGAGGGCTCTAACTCCAAAAAACACTATCTCTGCATCCTACAGGTGGCTGAACAGATCATCAACCCCTTTGGtgaagatgatgatgattttgagaCCAACCAGCTCATAGACCGAAACTTGCAGGTGAGGTGGGAGTAGATCCAGGGGTCAATTCTTTGGCTTCCTCTCCTAGTCAGCTCTCAGCCTGGATGTGGAGAGGAGAGGAAAGTCCTTGTGACCTGCTGCCACCCTTCTTCTGGTCCAGGTGTCTCTGCTATCCGTGGATGACATGTACCAAAACCTGCCCCCTATGGAGAAGGACCCATACTGGGATGAGGAGCAGCCACAGCCACCCTATACTGTGGCCACAGCAGCAGAGACGCTGAGACCTTCTTTCCTGGGTTCCACCTTCAATCTTCGGTGAGTGGCAGCTGCTGGCCAAGGCTGGACTTGCTTGACCCAGCAGGCTGGTGCCAGGTCGGTGGTCACCCTCTGGGGCACTAATATATCCAGGCCCTCGACTCTGCCCCTGGCCTAGTCTGGCCTCAA is a window encoding:
- the Best4 gene encoding bestrophin-4 → MTVSYTLKVAEARFGGFSSLLLRWRGSIYKLLYKEFLLFIALYAMLSMAYRLLLTQEQRHVYAQVARYCNRSADLIPLSFVLGFYVTLVVNRWWSQYTSIPLPDQLMCVISASVHGVDQRGRLLRRTLIRYANLASVLVLRSVSTRVLKRFPTMEHVVDAGFMSQEERKKFESLKSDFNKYWIPCVWFTNLAAQARRDGRIHDDIAFCLLLEELNKYRAKCSMLFHYDWISIPLVYTQVVTIAVYSFFALSLVGRQFVEPEAGAAKEPLEPGQKPAPALGDLDMYVPLTTLLQFFFYAGWLKVAEQIINPFGEDDDDFETNQLIDRNLQVSLLSVDDMYQNLPPMEKDPYWDEEQPQPPYTVATAAETLRPSFLGSTFNLRMSDDPEQSLQVEASPGSARPAPAAQTPLLSRFLGAGAPSPAISLRNFGRVRGAPRTPHLLRVRTEEGADPEAAGCIEEEATESGEEALGH